The DNA sequence AGGTATCCTAGTAAATATGGAAAAGCTAAATTGCATCACCATTGACAAGAattattggaaaaaaaactttagatAAATTTCCAATAtcgacaagaaaaaaaaaatttatcaatttttttttcaatttttcagTTACCTTTTTCGGCAGAGAAGTGAAAAGTAGAATTTACAAAACAGGTCACAGACTAAACGCTCTGAATTTGAAAATCTGTTTAAAAGAGTGACTAGAACATTCCCAAATAATCAACAAAGTTATTGCGATATTATTGAAAGATAGCTGTTTAACTGGTCGGAGAATCTAATAAGCTATAGGTATCCTACGAGAccaaaagtaaaataatgATGAAAGAATAGCTAGGAGAATAACAAAGAGTGTTATGTCAAAGTGATCTCTTTGACGTAATATCTTTTAAGTtaccaaaaataattttagttaTCTATCATCAGTAAAACCTTTCACTGAAAATGGTTTCTTTTTTCGACGGGCTCCGGTTGTAGCGAAACGACTTCTCGTATTATTTTTCCACCGAGTCAAATACGAGAGGCtaatccacaggaaacccaaccacaggaaacccgataagaacgcctgagACTAGGCTGGCGAGAGGCTAATGTTACAAATAAGTAGCACCTGCTTTTAGTCACACGATTACAGTAACCAGGTCAAGCGTGACACCCTAGAGCCGATTATTGAGTTcattatttgaaattttatttgattgttTACCGAGAAGTTTCCATTCTTGATACGCATTCTGGTTACCCATTGTGATAGAGGGAATTCTTTATACTACAAATTTAGTGCCGATGGTCCTTCCGTTATGGCGAAGGCTAATCTTCGAAGTATAATTCAATTTACTCCgggatgatttttttttacatttggcAATTCATTATTAGTGGTCAGGAGAACATGTTCTGTGGtggtaaatatatatatatatatatatttgtggttttattgcgtccccattTTCTTATAACGAAATCATTGGTGTAGCATCTCGATTTTCAGTAAGCCTTCTTATTCCCGCTGAAGTACTAGTACGTGTctaatattgtactgtattgAGTCATGATTAATTATCTATGTGAATTCTGTTATTTAGATTTGGTAAGAAAGGAGTCAATACGAGTGTTtccattatattttttaatcgATTCAATTTGGACAGCACCTGGCAGCTCTCTTTTTGAACAACTCCCAAAAACCAACTAACGATTTGCGAATTAAAACATTTTCACTGCCctaaaattgtttttgttataaataattttaaaatacatCGTATAAATCAATTAAGGTATTTGCACGGGCTAAAAaggtgttttattttaatgttttaaaCATAGTTCCGATAAAGTTGAGCCTATTTCAGCAAAAGATTCAGAATCTTTTTGATTTCTCTCCTCTGTAACCAAAAAAGAATGTGCTAGAGGAGTCAGCATTTGAATCATATGACTTGGAAAGCTTGAAACCAATTTACACTCAACTACAGTTTCATGAAATAGTTATCGAAATTCCTTCTAGAAAGATGTAGCGAACAGAGaacaaaaagacaaacaaattttATCAAACATTCAGTAAGCATTTCGTTGCCTTTGATTGATGACCTTCATGCATTTCATTGCCAAGATGATTGATGACCTTCCATGCTAAAGGATCACACCGCACCTTAGCCCCTGGTCAGCCCCCAATTCCACTTAAAGAGTTTATCCCATAAACAGTAGTACGACCAACCTGTTAACCTAACCTGTTACCCTTAagtattttctattttttttattcatgatGTAGAAGCAAGTACAAAGGAATTGATTGATCTTGCAGTGTCTACGAACTATACACACCTGCTTACCATGTTCAATGTGGTGGTGGTTTGTCCGTCAGAGAGCCTAGGCAAGGTTGCCACGAAGATCGAAACAGAAGGTGCTGGGGTTATACAGCATGGTTTTATAATCAATGAAACAAAGGACATCAAGAGGTATGTATGTATTAAACTGTAATACTGTAACCTGCGAAGCAACTCGTTTTTGTGTGATTTCAGCAGAAATATAGAGCAAGATACAAGTATGACTGTGCAAAGAATGGGAAGAACATGTTTGAAAGCGCGTTGTATTTCGGATTTGTCACTAAGCCACAAATCGgattaaaaaaatcacaatcTCAATGACTTATTTTGTTGATAACGTTCGttcattattttctttgttttacaCTAGGACTCCACATGACCAACGCAGAGGAATGCTTCGCTATTGGGCATTGGTCTGCAACCAGGACTTGTACCAACAGGCATGTCCAAAAGAAAGTGAAAAACGTAATCAGTGTCGAGGAGGAGTGCGAAGAGGAGGCCAGCCTGAAAGTGTATATAACTGGCTTGTGGACGGGTTTTCAGCGCCACAAGATGTTGTTCTCGACATAGGCAGTAAGAATGGTATGTGGTATTGAGTTTTAACTTTTTAAGGTTTTAAAAAACCTTAGGCAACAGTAGCGGATCCATGGGGAAGTGAGAATTGCTAACTATATTTGTGGGGATCGCGATTTTTTTAGTTAGGATTTTGGGAGGGCCACGATTTTTAATACATGGCTTAGGCGAGGGCTTTAATTTTTGAATTGGTTTTCTAATTAATTTCCGGGCCTTCTGACAGTCTCCAGACCCCCTACAAAAACAAATGACGGAAAAACCAAGCACATTGCGCACTTCGAAATGATACTAAAGAAGATACAATTTCTTATAATCGTCATTGTTTGCTTGCATTCAggactttcttttttttttttaaaccactaATACCCTGAGGCAAAAATTAATGTCTCTACATTCTGGCCTTTATAgtgatttttctttttccccgCCATATAGAGGCATTAGGCTTCTAGCTTCTTATCTGAATATACAAAGATGGAGGAGgaggcagtttttttttttttttttggaaaaccgtaatgacgccaaaaagggtaatgctcaaaagctgttaaagttgttatagaaaaataatattgtgtaTGTTTGTTTCAGCTTTGTTATGTTCGGACACTTGTTAGTAATTTTGTCCTGGATACCTTATGtcaaatgactattatttttcaaacattttttcaacttatatttttgttattttttaaactgaattgtttaattaaatgatttgtcaaattcataataacgtcTTTTCCTTGGTGTTTCTAAATTACTCTAATTTTTCCAGTATTAACCCCTGAACTAGGTAGAGTTTAAACAGCCATTTCGTAaaaacaggggggagggggttgaaatcatccctttagttacccaattagtagggggaaataacaaaatagggagtaaaaattgac is a window from the Nematostella vectensis chromosome 9, jaNemVect1.1, whole genome shotgun sequence genome containing:
- the LOC116616876 gene encoding uncharacterized protein LOC116616876 — translated: MIFFYIWQFIISGQENMFCGVSTNYTHLLTMFNVVVVCPSESLGKVATKIETEGAGVIQHGFIINETKDIKRTPHDQRRGMLRYWALVCNQDLYQQACPKESEKRNQCRGGVRRGGQPESVYNWLVDGFSAPQDVVLDIGSKNGMWY